One Synechococcales cyanobacterium T60_A2020_003 genomic region harbors:
- a CDS encoding peptidylprolyl isomerase — MSEPFLTIDDTPVSLAQAVRYLQAGRKFDAFVGEILRQFVIEREVQSHEGLDANPSAVEQAIVDFRLEQNLTDSRQFQQWLAANGLTYDAFRDQVAYGFKYRTLKDKITEPRLQEYFIERKIYLDRVVLSRIIVDNQELADELKTQISEGTATFEQLAREYSLTDDRIVNGMVGPVSRGSMPDELRAAVDQAGVSDVVGPMGMEGRWGLFRVEKVMHATLDDEQVQTTLRDELFEQWLAQKIESLPIKLQIED; from the coding sequence ATGTCTGAACCATTTTTGACGATTGACGATACCCCTGTTTCCCTCGCCCAGGCCGTTCGCTATCTACAAGCGGGACGAAAATTTGATGCCTTTGTGGGTGAAATTCTGCGCCAGTTTGTAATTGAACGGGAAGTGCAATCGCATGAAGGCTTGGATGCTAATCCATCGGCGGTCGAACAGGCGATCGTTGACTTTCGGCTGGAACAGAACTTGACCGACTCACGCCAATTTCAACAGTGGCTAGCCGCGAACGGGTTGACGTACGATGCCTTCCGGGATCAGGTGGCCTACGGCTTCAAATATCGAACCCTCAAGGACAAAATCACCGAGCCTCGCTTGCAGGAATATTTCATCGAGCGGAAGATCTACCTCGATCGCGTGGTGCTGTCTCGCATTATTGTGGACAACCAAGAGCTAGCTGATGAACTCAAAACCCAGATTAGTGAAGGCACCGCCACCTTTGAGCAACTCGCCCGCGAATATTCCTTAACCGACGATCGCATCGTCAATGGGATGGTAGGGCCTGTGAGCCGAGGCAGTATGCCCGATGAACTACGAGCAGCGGTTGATCAAGCTGGTGTTAGCGATGTGGTGGGGCCAATGGGCATGGAAGGCCGTTGGGGCCTGTTTCGTGTTGAAAAAGTCATGCACGCCACGTTAGATGATGAGCAGGTGCAAACGACATTACGAGATGAGCTATTTGAACAATGGCTGGCTCAAAAAATTGAGTCATTACCGATCAAACTCCAAATTGAGGATTAA